In Horticoccus luteus, the following proteins share a genomic window:
- a CDS encoding RsmE family RNA methyltransferase: MPDFRVFHTPPSADPVEITLTREESHHLVSVNRARVGQTVVAFDGRGHEWICTLEREDRHQATLKVNFRQSAPPLPYEITLGQALPKGPSMDAIVRKATEIGAARIVPLESERTQVHLADDRQDRKIEKWQLAALEAAKQCGNPWLPEISPVQSASAFMDQASGYDLKLIASLHPGARSLKTALAAHVAATGRSPRKVVWLIGPEGDFTPAEMSLAQTAGFQPITLGPLVLRCETAAVYALSILSYELANT; this comes from the coding sequence ATGCCCGACTTTCGCGTCTTTCACACGCCACCTTCGGCCGACCCCGTGGAGATTACCCTGACTCGGGAAGAGTCGCACCACCTCGTCTCCGTGAACCGCGCCCGCGTTGGGCAGACCGTCGTGGCGTTCGATGGCCGCGGTCACGAGTGGATCTGCACCTTGGAGCGCGAAGACCGCCACCAAGCCACGTTGAAGGTCAACTTCCGCCAATCCGCCCCGCCCCTGCCCTACGAAATCACCCTCGGTCAGGCGCTGCCCAAGGGTCCGTCGATGGATGCCATCGTCCGCAAAGCCACCGAAATCGGCGCCGCGCGTATCGTCCCTCTGGAAAGCGAGCGCACCCAAGTCCATCTGGCCGACGATCGTCAGGACCGCAAAATCGAAAAGTGGCAACTCGCCGCCCTCGAAGCCGCGAAACAATGCGGCAATCCATGGCTCCCGGAAATCAGCCCTGTGCAAAGCGCCAGCGCCTTCATGGATCAGGCGAGCGGTTACGATTTAAAGCTCATTGCCAGTCTGCATCCCGGCGCTCGCTCCCTCAAGACGGCGCTCGCCGCCCACGTCGCCGCCACCGGTCGGTCGCCTCGCAAAGTCGTCTGGCTGATCGGCCCCGAAGGCGACTTTACGCCCGCTGAAATGAGTCTCGCCCAAACGGCCGGATTCCAACCGATCACCCTCGGCCCGCTCGTGCTGCGATGTGAAACGGCGGCCGTTTACGCCCTCAGTATTTTGAGTTACGAACTCGCCAACACCTGA
- a CDS encoding TonB-dependent receptor has product MSQLSSRPRTAISELVPALTALAVMQGFTAAAHAADDDNLTAATHDAPVALPKLTVQDSKVKSIASPKYTQPLRDTPQTVVVIPRAVYTEQGATSLRDVLRNTPGITFQAGEGGNAPGDNLFIRGFGARNDVFLDGVRDAGVMTRDTFNVEQVEVVKGPSSATFGRGSTGGSVNQVTKTPGLRDATKIEATAGNADYARATLDANQALPASPIPGTAIRLNAVWTDAGVAGRDEVKNRNWGLAPSLAFGLGTPTTVTLAYQHLSQDNIPDYGLPGTLPAVAFAAGQTIADLDWSNFYGLVARDYEKIESDGATAIVTHKFPGGAALRNLTRYGRNTRDAVVTPPRAATAANAAADPGFDPTLAQIRRTDTKYQDRRDEILANQTNFNASFTSGSVQHDFGGGIEVSREDQRSDAKTDLFSHGRPPVTDLYHPNPHDAYTPAIVRTGAFTKAIADTGAVYAFDTAKFGPQWELNAGARWETFDVSYRNVAANGTSTRFQRTDHMLSWRGGLVFKPAPEGSLYAGYGTSFNPSADSNQGLALAATGNSSASLAPEKNLSSEIGAKWDFLKTRLSTTLAFFRTEKTNARTTDAAGDTVLAGDQQVEGIEIGVNGRLTDTLSIFSGYAYMEGTVKSSGVAQQVDAALQYVPRQTLNLWATQRLPAGFTVGAGAQFTDGYFYALPSATSAPSAGLGTRYWLYGAMASYEVNKHLTLRLNVNNLADKRYIDRGYGGHVIPGAGRTVLFNATYSF; this is encoded by the coding sequence ATGAGTCAACTCTCCTCCCGTCCACGCACCGCCATTTCCGAGCTTGTGCCCGCGCTGACCGCGCTCGCCGTGATGCAAGGTTTCACCGCCGCCGCCCACGCCGCCGACGATGACAACCTCACCGCTGCGACCCACGACGCCCCCGTGGCGTTGCCCAAATTGACGGTGCAGGATTCGAAGGTCAAAAGCATCGCCTCGCCGAAATACACCCAACCCCTGCGCGACACGCCGCAGACCGTCGTCGTCATCCCGCGCGCCGTTTACACCGAACAAGGCGCCACTTCTCTCCGCGATGTCCTCCGCAACACGCCCGGCATCACCTTCCAAGCCGGCGAAGGCGGCAATGCCCCCGGCGACAACCTTTTCATCCGCGGCTTCGGTGCGCGCAACGACGTCTTCCTCGACGGCGTGCGCGACGCCGGCGTGATGACCCGCGATACGTTCAACGTTGAGCAGGTCGAGGTCGTCAAAGGCCCCTCGTCCGCCACGTTCGGACGCGGCTCCACCGGCGGGTCCGTCAACCAAGTCACGAAGACCCCCGGCCTGCGCGACGCCACGAAGATCGAAGCCACCGCCGGTAACGCCGACTACGCGCGCGCCACGCTCGATGCCAATCAAGCGCTCCCCGCCAGCCCCATTCCCGGCACCGCTATCCGCCTCAATGCCGTCTGGACCGATGCCGGCGTCGCCGGACGCGACGAAGTGAAAAACCGCAACTGGGGCCTCGCGCCCTCCCTCGCGTTCGGCCTCGGCACGCCGACCACCGTCACACTCGCCTATCAACATCTGTCGCAGGACAACATCCCCGACTACGGCCTTCCCGGCACCCTTCCCGCCGTCGCCTTCGCCGCCGGCCAAACCATTGCCGACCTGGACTGGAGCAACTTCTACGGCCTCGTCGCCCGCGACTACGAGAAGATCGAAAGCGATGGCGCCACCGCGATCGTCACCCACAAATTCCCTGGCGGCGCCGCCCTGCGCAACCTCACGCGCTACGGGCGCAATACCCGCGATGCGGTCGTGACTCCGCCGCGCGCCGCCACCGCCGCCAACGCCGCGGCCGACCCCGGTTTCGATCCCACGCTCGCTCAAATCCGTCGCACCGACACCAAATATCAAGACCGCCGCGACGAGATCCTCGCCAACCAAACCAACTTCAACGCCTCATTCACCTCCGGTTCCGTCCAACACGATTTCGGCGGCGGGATCGAAGTCTCCCGCGAAGACCAGCGCAGCGACGCCAAGACCGATTTGTTTTCTCACGGCCGTCCGCCCGTGACCGATCTTTATCACCCGAATCCGCACGACGCTTACACGCCCGCCATCGTGCGCACCGGCGCCTTCACCAAGGCCATCGCCGACACCGGTGCCGTTTACGCCTTCGACACCGCCAAGTTCGGCCCGCAATGGGAACTCAACGCCGGCGCCCGCTGGGAAACCTTCGATGTCAGTTATCGCAACGTCGCGGCCAACGGCACCTCCACCCGCTTCCAACGCACCGACCACATGTTGAGCTGGCGCGGCGGCCTCGTATTCAAACCCGCCCCCGAAGGCAGTCTCTACGCGGGCTACGGCACTTCGTTCAATCCCTCCGCCGATTCCAACCAAGGCCTCGCCCTTGCCGCCACGGGCAACAGCAGCGCCAGCCTCGCGCCCGAGAAAAACCTCAGCAGCGAAATCGGCGCCAAATGGGATTTTCTCAAAACCCGTCTCTCGACCACGCTCGCATTCTTCCGCACCGAGAAAACCAACGCCCGCACGACCGATGCCGCCGGCGACACCGTGCTCGCCGGCGATCAGCAGGTCGAAGGCATCGAAATCGGCGTCAACGGCCGCCTCACCGACACGCTCTCGATCTTCTCCGGTTACGCTTACATGGAGGGCACCGTGAAATCCTCCGGCGTCGCGCAGCAAGTGGACGCCGCGCTGCAATACGTGCCCCGGCAAACGCTCAACCTCTGGGCCACCCAGCGCCTTCCCGCCGGCTTCACCGTCGGCGCCGGCGCGCAATTCACCGACGGCTACTTCTACGCCCTGCCCAGCGCAACGTCCGCGCCCTCCGCTGGCCTCGGCACGCGCTACTGGCTCTACGGCGCGATGGCCTCGTATGAAGTTAACAAGCACCTCACGCTCCGCCTCAACGTCAACAACCTCGCCGACAAACGCTACATCGATCGCGGTTACGGTGGTCACGTCATTCCCGGCGCCGGTCGCACCGTCCTCTTCAATGCCACCTATTCGTTCTGA
- a CDS encoding Fe2+-dependent dioxygenase: MILAVPDILTPAQIAEARQLLASADWVDGKATAGHQGAHVKSNQQLPLDSAVGRQLGDTILRALGKSPLFMSAALPLHILPPMFNRYSGGQTFGTHVDGSVRVVPGTTHRLRTDLSCTLFFADPADYDGGELVIEDTYGAKSVKLPAGHLILYPSTSLHHVTPVTRGERLCSFFWLQSMVRADAQRSLLFDLDIAIQRLGAEQPNHPSVVQLTGVYHNLLRQWAEM, translated from the coding sequence ATGATTCTCGCTGTTCCTGACATTCTCACGCCCGCCCAAATCGCCGAAGCGCGCCAGCTCCTGGCCTCCGCCGATTGGGTCGACGGCAAAGCCACCGCCGGCCACCAAGGCGCGCACGTAAAATCCAATCAGCAGCTCCCGCTCGACAGCGCCGTCGGCCGCCAACTCGGCGACACCATCCTTCGCGCGCTCGGCAAAAGCCCGCTCTTCATGTCCGCCGCGCTGCCGCTGCACATCCTGCCGCCCATGTTCAACCGCTACTCCGGCGGTCAGACTTTCGGCACGCATGTCGACGGCTCCGTCCGCGTCGTTCCCGGCACCACTCATCGCCTCCGCACCGATCTCTCCTGCACGCTCTTTTTCGCGGACCCGGCAGACTACGACGGCGGTGAACTCGTCATCGAAGACACCTACGGCGCCAAGAGCGTCAAACTCCCCGCCGGCCACCTCATCCTCTATCCTTCCACCAGCCTCCACCACGTCACGCCCGTCACGCGCGGCGAGCGTCTGTGCTCCTTTTTCTGGCTGCAATCCATGGTCCGCGCCGACGCGCAACGCTCCCTCCTCTTCGATCTCGATATCGCCATCCAACGCCTCGGCGCGGAGCAACCCAACCATCCTTCCGTCGTTCAACTCACCGGCGTCTACCACAACCTTCTCCGCCAGTGGGCGGAAATGTAA
- a CDS encoding PepSY-associated TM helix domain-containing protein has translation MRLRKILFWLHLFAGVFAGLVIAIMCFTGAVLAFEKQITAWAERDVRLVTPPADASAPLPLTQLQRDFRAAQPESRSTSLTVFAAPNTAVAFSVGRASTFYVNPYTGEVRAPTSARLRTILRATENWHRWLGVGGDHRAAARAVTGACTLAFGFLALSGLYLWWPRTLSWRGFKSVALLNVRLAGKARDFNWHNATGLWCAPVLIVLTLTAVPMSYRWGNTLLYGLAGESAPTTTGPARASTSIAPIAPPSAAARRLSPDQAVAVAQKEFPSWTQISLVLGDSERRRPNSNTNSTPPSSASAAESSQQRRADAPAGVRPLTLIVKESSAWPRTATATLTVDPFTGHVLKRETFAELSLGRRFRTWSRFLHTGEALGWPGQLVAGLASLGGLVLVYTGFALALRRFLNRRSAQA, from the coding sequence ATGCGTCTTCGCAAAATCCTCTTCTGGCTGCATCTCTTCGCCGGCGTCTTCGCCGGACTCGTCATTGCCATCATGTGCTTTACGGGCGCCGTGCTCGCATTTGAGAAACAAATCACCGCGTGGGCCGAACGCGACGTCCGCCTCGTGACTCCGCCGGCCGACGCGTCCGCTCCTTTGCCGCTCACGCAACTCCAGCGCGACTTCCGCGCCGCTCAGCCTGAGTCTCGCTCCACCAGCCTCACCGTCTTCGCCGCCCCAAACACTGCAGTCGCCTTCAGCGTCGGCCGCGCGTCGACCTTTTACGTCAACCCCTACACCGGCGAAGTTCGCGCTCCCACCTCGGCGCGGCTTCGGACCATTCTGCGCGCGACTGAAAACTGGCATCGCTGGCTCGGAGTGGGCGGCGACCATCGCGCCGCCGCGCGCGCCGTCACTGGCGCCTGCACCCTCGCCTTCGGCTTTCTCGCCCTGAGCGGACTCTACCTCTGGTGGCCGCGCACGCTCTCGTGGCGCGGATTCAAATCCGTCGCCCTCCTCAACGTCCGCCTCGCCGGCAAAGCACGCGATTTCAACTGGCACAACGCCACCGGGCTGTGGTGCGCGCCCGTCCTCATCGTGCTCACGCTGACCGCCGTGCCGATGTCGTATCGCTGGGGCAACACCCTTCTCTACGGTCTCGCCGGCGAATCCGCTCCCACGACCACCGGCCCCGCCCGTGCCTCCACGTCCATCGCCCCGATCGCTCCTCCCTCGGCCGCCGCGCGTCGCCTCTCGCCCGACCAAGCCGTTGCCGTGGCGCAGAAGGAATTTCCTTCGTGGACGCAAATTTCCCTCGTGCTCGGTGACAGTGAACGCCGTCGCCCCAACTCGAATACCAACTCCACGCCGCCATCATCCGCCTCTGCCGCCGAGTCCAGCCAGCAGCGTCGCGCAGACGCCCCGGCGGGTGTCCGGCCCCTCACGCTCATCGTCAAAGAATCCTCCGCCTGGCCGCGCACCGCCACGGCCACGCTCACGGTTGATCCGTTCACGGGCCACGTGCTGAAACGCGAGACCTTCGCCGAACTTTCTCTCGGCCGGCGCTTCCGCACGTGGTCGCGCTTTCTCCACACCGGCGAGGCCCTGGGCTGGCCCGGACAACTTGTCGCAGGACTCGCCAGTCTCGGCGGACTCGTGCTCGTTTACACCGGCTTCGCGTTGGCGCTCCGGCGCTTTCTCAACCGCCGCTCCGCCCAAGCGTAG